The proteins below come from a single Cannabis sativa cultivar Pink pepper isolate KNU-18-1 chromosome 3, ASM2916894v1, whole genome shotgun sequence genomic window:
- the LOC115709626 gene encoding disease resistance protein RGA2 isoform X2, with the protein MAHHGYLLSLADELLHLHLLNFEVLTLQKGTVAVVAEELSRLKKDVSFVQALLRQEALLWVQSHDFERLLLSLETPLARIMNLVVEMQVVVGCRKRDKIMSSPKKVLTFFSFSSLSSSPFHFNHDYKLDLFKAVTATVHEIVIKIRNHETFHKLHETQYLDHCKEEDIIGRNDDKTEIIKLVLDDDDDDDFRVILVMGVPGIGKTTLARIVYNDDQIQEKFELYRWVFMGDDANCNSTKIVMRLVEGEGVPTYNCNPPMDRLQKELRRAISGKRCLIVMDDMVDENPLNWVGLKDMLKGCAKGTCVLITTCSEKVYDLIRRTGSGSVKSYSLDCLSEEDSWVVFKRQALLDKDEKDLGELEVIGREIVAKCEGVPLSLRVISLILRYDVYNLLPWVKFNDVEMINEEVKRYKGLVFPNAQEIRVANSGWRQTQSFVPQDMVVGRDEEKQEIIAELLKKNHEKVMVIPIVGSGGLGKTTLAQLIFNDKKIECHFDLKIWVCVTDAFDVKAIVERITQSITSNYFEELGFEQSVILLRQEIREKRYLLVLDDLWNEDEIKWNELIYLLSDGAYGSRIIVTTHSKRVAEITGMKHQHELQILDEEKSWLLFLKVAFVQREHPTDPEIIKIGKAIVKKCGGVPLIIRTIGSIMFSKDPETEWQSFYDEELSKVIEKESDVLATLHLSYDHLPTPLKKCFGYCALFPKDYEFDVDTLISLWMSQGFIEWRQDVEKLGYEYFMDLLRRSFFQETKKDELGNIKQCKLQNLMHDLARKVAENDCATLGLKEDKFDSKHHHLRHVSFDFHLDSSWQIPISLAKSKQIQSLILPRQFRWEIEGRSSESICDVILKLKWLRMLDLHNSGIKVLPNSIGELKNLHYLDLSQNVNIKLLPSSICMLRKLQTLKLNHCSNLQSLPRSITKLRRLRNLENESCYSLTNMPHGLHQLFQLRRLSEFVLLSNGISSSSISKKSGKLDELGALNDLGGKLKIKNLRFPKDDKTAKANLYEKEDLLSLILIWDINSSINENDCEEALEDLEPHQNLRELSISAYGGSKFPNWLPLLQKLVKLSLSRCNRCHCLPPLNRLPNLQVLVLDELMELEYIVDESTTTTTSSSFSTLKELRLTNLPKLKEWWKNAEELVLKNTCWGPFNQTMAAAKEEKTSEFQASSSTTTFTVVPLSKLKTLHIIAMDMSTGDPNIWQSLPSLRSVTLDHIADIHNQLQKLQKVTNLQQLHIWRCDSLKEIPSWISNVKSLKTISIKLCPELTIPRERLSLIASLKKVEIEDCPQVSHIESMLKDPLYN; encoded by the exons ATGGCTCATCATGGATACTTGTTGTCCCTTGCAGATGAATTGCTTCATTTGCATCTCTTAAACTTTGAGGTGTTAACATTGCAGAAGGGCACTGTTGCTGTTGTTGCAGAAGAGTTGTCACGTCTGAAAAAAGATGTTTCTTTTGTCCAAGCTCTACTTCGTCAAGAAGCTCTCTTATGGGTTCAAAGCCATGATTTTGAAAGATTACTTCTCAGCCTTGAAACCCCACTTGCACGTATCATGAATTTGGTAGTGGAAATGCAGGTTGTGGTGGGTTGTAGAAAACGTGATAAAATAATGTCTTCACCCAAAAAGGTTCTCACTTTCTTCTCATTCTCCTCCTTAAGCTCAAGCCCATTTCATTTCAATCACGATTACAAACTCGACTTGTTCAAGGCAGTGACAGCAACAGTTCATGAGATtgttataaaaataagaaatcaTGAAACGTTTCATAAACTTCACGAAACTCAGTATTTAGATCATTGTAAAGAAGAGGATATTATAGGGAGGAATGATGACAAAACAGAGATAATCAAACTTGTactagatgatgatgatgatgatgattttaGGGTGATTCTCGTTATGGGTGTTCCAGGAATAGGAAAAACAACACTTGCTCGGATTGTTTATAATGATGATCAGATTCAAGAAAAGTTTGAGCTTTATAGATGGGTTTTCATGGGTGATGATGCTAACTGTAATAGTACAAAGATTGTCATGAGACTTGTTGAAGGTGAAGGTGTACCAACTTATAATTGTAATCCTCCAATGGATCGATTGCAGAAGGAATTAAGAAGAGCAATAAGTGGAAAAAGATGCTTGATTGTGATGGATGATATGGTTGATGAGAATCCTCTCAATTGGGTTGGCTTAAAAGACATGTTAAAGGGTTGTGCTAAAGGTACTTGTGTTTTAATAACCACTTGTAGTGAAAAGGTTTATGACTTAATAAGGCGAACTGGTTCTGGTTCTGTTAAGTCTTACAGTTTGGATTGTTTGAGTGAAGAAGATTCTTGGGTTGTTTTCAAAAGACAAGCTTTGTTAGATAAAGATGAGAAGGATTTGGGAGAATTGGAGGTAATAGGAAGAGAGATTGTTGCGAAATGTGAAGGAGTTCCTTTATCACTACGTGTAATCTCGCTTATTCTGCGTTATGATGTTTACAACCTTCTTCCATGGGTGAAATTTAATGATGTAGAAATGATTAATGAAGAGGTTAAGAGGTATAAAGGTCTGGTTTTTCCAAATGCTCAAGAGATCAGAGTTGCGAATTCGGGGTGGAGGCAAACTCAGTCTTTTGTACCTCAAGATATGGTTGTTGGGAGAGATGAAGAGAAACAAGAAATCATAGCAGAGCTGTTGAAAAAGAATCATGAAAAAGTAATGGTCATTCCTATTGTGGGGAGTGGTGGATTAGGAAAAACAACACTTGCCCAACTCATCTTCAATGACAAGAAAATCGAATGCCATTTCGATCTCAAGATCTGGGTGTGTGTAACTGATGCCTTTGATGTAAAAGCAATTGTAGAAAGGATTACTCAATCCATAACAAGTAATTACTTTGAAGAACTTGGCTTTGAGCAATCTGTAATTCTACTTCGCCAAGAAATAAGAGAAAAGCGGTATCTACTCGTTCTTGATGATTTGTGGAATGAAGATGAAATCAAATGGAATGAGTTAATATACTTGTTATCAGATGGTGCATATGGGAGCAGAATTATTGTAACTACACATAGTAAAAGAGTTGCAGAGATTACTGGTATGAAGCATCAACATGAGTtgcagatacttgatgaagAAAAGTCTTGGTTACTATTCCTGAAAGTGGCTTTTGTGCAAAGAGAACATCCAACAGACCCTGAAATTATCAAAATTGGAAAAGCTATAGTGAAAAAGTGTGGGGGAGTTCCACTCATCATAAGGACAATAGGAAGCATAATGTTTTCTAAAGATCCTGAAACAGAATGGCAATCTTTCTATGATGAGGAGCTTTCAAAGGTAATAGAAAAAGAATCAGATGTTTTAGCAACTCTTCATTTGAGCTATGATCATTTGCCAACTCCATTGAAGAAATGTTTTGGTTACTGTGCACTTTTTCCTAAAGATTATGAATTTGATGTGGACACACTCATATCTTTGTGGATGTCTCAGGGGTTTATTGAATGGAGACAAGATGTTGAGAAATTAGGATATGAGTATTTTATGGATTTACTAAGAAGATCTTTCTTTCAAGAAACTAAGAAAGATGAGTTGGGAAACATAAAACAATGCAAGTTGCAGAATTTAATGCATGATCTTGCAAGAAAAGTGGCTGAGAATGATTGTGCTACCTTAGGTTTAAAGGAGGACAAATTTGACAGCAAACATCATCATCTTCGCCACGTGTCGTTCGATTTCCATTTAGATTCATCCTGGCAGATTCCAATTTCATTAGCTAAATCGAAACAGATTCAGAGTTTGATTTTGCCTAGGCAATTTCGATGGGAAATTGAAGGAAGATCAAGTGAGTCAATCTGTGATGTGATTCTGAAACTCAAGTGGTTAAGGATGTTGGATTTACATAATTCTGGAATTAAAGTCTTACCAAATTCTATTGGTGAGTTGAAGAATCTCCATTATCTTGATCTTTCTCAAAATGTGAATATCAAGTTATTGCCAAGTTCTATTTGTATGTTAAGAAAACTGCAGACTTTGAAACTCAATCATTGCAGTAATCTCCAATCATTGCCTAGAAGCATTACCAAGTTAAGAAGGCTAAGAAATCTTGAAAATGAGTCATGTTATTCTTTGACTAACATGCCACATGGACTGCATCAACTATTTCAACTTCGAAGATTATCAGAGTTTGTGTTGCTGAGTAATGGCATTAGCAGCAGTTCTATCtcaaagaaaagtggtaagcttGATGAACTAGGTGCTCTAAATGACTTGGGAGGCAAGCTCAAGATTAAAAATTTGAGATTTCCCAAAGATGATAAGACAGCAAAAGCAAACTTGTATGAAAAAGAAGATCTTTTATCTTTAATCTTGATTTGGGACATTAACTCTTCCATCAATGAAAATGATTGTGAAGAGGCACTAGAAGATCTTGAGCCACATCAAAATCTCAGAGAACTGTCTATATCTGCTTATGGTGGTAGTAAGTTTCCGAATTGGCTTCCATTGCTTCAAAAgcttgtgaaattatctttatCGAGATGCAACCGCTGTCACTGCCTACCACCACTGAACCGGTTGCCAAATCTTCAAGTATTGGTATTAGATGAGTTGATGGAGCTTGAATACATTGTGGATgaatcaacaacaacaacaacatcatcatcattttcgacCTTGAAAGAGCTTCGGCTTACTAATTTGCCAAAACTAAAGGAATGGTGGAAAAATGCAG AAGAATTAGTACTGAAAAACACTTGTTGGGGGCCTTTCAATCAGACTATGGCAGCTGCAAAAGAAGAGAAAACATCTGAATTTCAAGCATCATCATCAACTACTACTTTCACAGTTGTTCCTCTCTCTAAATTGAAGACACTACATATCATTGCCATGGATATGTCCACAGGTGATCCAAACATATGGCAGTCCCTTCCAAGCCTCCGTTCTGTGACATTGGATCATATTGCTGACATACATAATCAGCTTCAAAAACTTCAGAAAGTGACTAATCTGCAGCAACTCCACATATGGCGCTGTGATAGTTTGAAGGAAATTCCAAGTTGGATCAGCAATGTCAAATCGCTTAAGACAATTTCGATCAAGCTATGCCCCGAGTTGACAATACCTCGCGAAAGACTTAGCCTCATAGCCTCTTTGAAAAAGGTTGAGATTGAGGACTGCCCTCAAGTTTCTCACATTGAAAGCATGCTTAAAGATCCCTTATACAACTAA
- the LOC115709626 gene encoding disease resistance protein RGA2 isoform X1: protein MAHHGYLLSLADELLHLHLLNFEVLTLQKGTVAVVAEELSRLKKDVSFVQALLRQEALLWVQSHDFERLLLSLETPLARIMNLVVEMQVVVGCRKRDKIMSSPKKVLTFFSFSSLSSSPFHFNHDYKLDLFKAVTATVHEIVIKIRNHETFHKLHETQYLDHCKEEDIIGRNDDKTEIIKLVLDDDDDDDFRVILVMGVPGIGKTTLARIVYNDDQIQEKFELYRWVFMGDDANCNSTKIVMRLVEGEGVPTYNCNPPMDRLQKELRRAISGKRCLIVMDDMVDENPLNWVGLKDMLKGCAKGTCVLITTCSEKVYDLIRRTGSGSVKSYSLDCLSEEDSWVVFKRQALLDKDEKDLGELEVIGREIVAKCEGVPLSLRVISLILRYDVYNLLPWVKFNDVEMINEEVKRYKGLVFPNAQEIRVANSGWRQTQSFVPQDMVVGRDEEKQEIIAELLKKNHEKVMVIPIVGSGGLGKTTLAQLIFNDKKIECHFDLKIWVCVTDAFDVKAIVERITQSITSNYFEELGFEQSVILLRQEIREKRYLLVLDDLWNEDEIKWNELIYLLSDGAYGSRIIVTTHSKRVAEITGMKHQHELQILDEEKSWLLFLKVAFVQREHPTDPEIIKIGKAIVKKCGGVPLIIRTIGSIMFSKDPETEWQSFYDEELSKVIEKESDVLATLHLSYDHLPTPLKKCFGYCALFPKDYEFDVDTLISLWMSQGFIEWRQDVEKLGYEYFMDLLRRSFFQETKKDELGNIKQCKLQNLMHDLARKVAENDCATLGLKEDKFDSKHHHLRHVSFDFHLDSSWQIPISLAKSKQIQSLILPRQFRWEIEGRSSESICDVILKLKWLRMLDLHNSGIKVLPNSIGELKNLHYLDLSQNVNIKLLPSSICMLRKLQTLKLNHCSNLQSLPRSITKLRRLRNLENESCYSLTNMPHGLHQLFQLRRLSEFVLLSNGISSSSISKKSGKLDELGALNDLGGKLKIKNLRFPKDDKTAKANLYEKEDLLSLILIWDINSSINENDCEEALEDLEPHQNLRELSISAYGGSKFPNWLPLLQKLVKLSLSRCNRCHCLPPLNRLPNLQVLVLDELMELEYIVDESTTTTTSSSFSTLKELRLTNLPKLKEWWKNAGDQNATFTCLSKLVVEDCPCLTSMPLFPCLEELVLKNTCWGPFNQTMAAAKEEKTSEFQASSSTTTFTVVPLSKLKTLHIIAMDMSTGDPNIWQSLPSLRSVTLDHIADIHNQLQKLQKVTNLQQLHIWRCDSLKEIPSWISNVKSLKTISIKLCPELTIPRERLSLIASLKKVEIEDCPQVSHIESMLKDPLYN from the coding sequence ATGGCTCATCATGGATACTTGTTGTCCCTTGCAGATGAATTGCTTCATTTGCATCTCTTAAACTTTGAGGTGTTAACATTGCAGAAGGGCACTGTTGCTGTTGTTGCAGAAGAGTTGTCACGTCTGAAAAAAGATGTTTCTTTTGTCCAAGCTCTACTTCGTCAAGAAGCTCTCTTATGGGTTCAAAGCCATGATTTTGAAAGATTACTTCTCAGCCTTGAAACCCCACTTGCACGTATCATGAATTTGGTAGTGGAAATGCAGGTTGTGGTGGGTTGTAGAAAACGTGATAAAATAATGTCTTCACCCAAAAAGGTTCTCACTTTCTTCTCATTCTCCTCCTTAAGCTCAAGCCCATTTCATTTCAATCACGATTACAAACTCGACTTGTTCAAGGCAGTGACAGCAACAGTTCATGAGATtgttataaaaataagaaatcaTGAAACGTTTCATAAACTTCACGAAACTCAGTATTTAGATCATTGTAAAGAAGAGGATATTATAGGGAGGAATGATGACAAAACAGAGATAATCAAACTTGTactagatgatgatgatgatgatgattttaGGGTGATTCTCGTTATGGGTGTTCCAGGAATAGGAAAAACAACACTTGCTCGGATTGTTTATAATGATGATCAGATTCAAGAAAAGTTTGAGCTTTATAGATGGGTTTTCATGGGTGATGATGCTAACTGTAATAGTACAAAGATTGTCATGAGACTTGTTGAAGGTGAAGGTGTACCAACTTATAATTGTAATCCTCCAATGGATCGATTGCAGAAGGAATTAAGAAGAGCAATAAGTGGAAAAAGATGCTTGATTGTGATGGATGATATGGTTGATGAGAATCCTCTCAATTGGGTTGGCTTAAAAGACATGTTAAAGGGTTGTGCTAAAGGTACTTGTGTTTTAATAACCACTTGTAGTGAAAAGGTTTATGACTTAATAAGGCGAACTGGTTCTGGTTCTGTTAAGTCTTACAGTTTGGATTGTTTGAGTGAAGAAGATTCTTGGGTTGTTTTCAAAAGACAAGCTTTGTTAGATAAAGATGAGAAGGATTTGGGAGAATTGGAGGTAATAGGAAGAGAGATTGTTGCGAAATGTGAAGGAGTTCCTTTATCACTACGTGTAATCTCGCTTATTCTGCGTTATGATGTTTACAACCTTCTTCCATGGGTGAAATTTAATGATGTAGAAATGATTAATGAAGAGGTTAAGAGGTATAAAGGTCTGGTTTTTCCAAATGCTCAAGAGATCAGAGTTGCGAATTCGGGGTGGAGGCAAACTCAGTCTTTTGTACCTCAAGATATGGTTGTTGGGAGAGATGAAGAGAAACAAGAAATCATAGCAGAGCTGTTGAAAAAGAATCATGAAAAAGTAATGGTCATTCCTATTGTGGGGAGTGGTGGATTAGGAAAAACAACACTTGCCCAACTCATCTTCAATGACAAGAAAATCGAATGCCATTTCGATCTCAAGATCTGGGTGTGTGTAACTGATGCCTTTGATGTAAAAGCAATTGTAGAAAGGATTACTCAATCCATAACAAGTAATTACTTTGAAGAACTTGGCTTTGAGCAATCTGTAATTCTACTTCGCCAAGAAATAAGAGAAAAGCGGTATCTACTCGTTCTTGATGATTTGTGGAATGAAGATGAAATCAAATGGAATGAGTTAATATACTTGTTATCAGATGGTGCATATGGGAGCAGAATTATTGTAACTACACATAGTAAAAGAGTTGCAGAGATTACTGGTATGAAGCATCAACATGAGTtgcagatacttgatgaagAAAAGTCTTGGTTACTATTCCTGAAAGTGGCTTTTGTGCAAAGAGAACATCCAACAGACCCTGAAATTATCAAAATTGGAAAAGCTATAGTGAAAAAGTGTGGGGGAGTTCCACTCATCATAAGGACAATAGGAAGCATAATGTTTTCTAAAGATCCTGAAACAGAATGGCAATCTTTCTATGATGAGGAGCTTTCAAAGGTAATAGAAAAAGAATCAGATGTTTTAGCAACTCTTCATTTGAGCTATGATCATTTGCCAACTCCATTGAAGAAATGTTTTGGTTACTGTGCACTTTTTCCTAAAGATTATGAATTTGATGTGGACACACTCATATCTTTGTGGATGTCTCAGGGGTTTATTGAATGGAGACAAGATGTTGAGAAATTAGGATATGAGTATTTTATGGATTTACTAAGAAGATCTTTCTTTCAAGAAACTAAGAAAGATGAGTTGGGAAACATAAAACAATGCAAGTTGCAGAATTTAATGCATGATCTTGCAAGAAAAGTGGCTGAGAATGATTGTGCTACCTTAGGTTTAAAGGAGGACAAATTTGACAGCAAACATCATCATCTTCGCCACGTGTCGTTCGATTTCCATTTAGATTCATCCTGGCAGATTCCAATTTCATTAGCTAAATCGAAACAGATTCAGAGTTTGATTTTGCCTAGGCAATTTCGATGGGAAATTGAAGGAAGATCAAGTGAGTCAATCTGTGATGTGATTCTGAAACTCAAGTGGTTAAGGATGTTGGATTTACATAATTCTGGAATTAAAGTCTTACCAAATTCTATTGGTGAGTTGAAGAATCTCCATTATCTTGATCTTTCTCAAAATGTGAATATCAAGTTATTGCCAAGTTCTATTTGTATGTTAAGAAAACTGCAGACTTTGAAACTCAATCATTGCAGTAATCTCCAATCATTGCCTAGAAGCATTACCAAGTTAAGAAGGCTAAGAAATCTTGAAAATGAGTCATGTTATTCTTTGACTAACATGCCACATGGACTGCATCAACTATTTCAACTTCGAAGATTATCAGAGTTTGTGTTGCTGAGTAATGGCATTAGCAGCAGTTCTATCtcaaagaaaagtggtaagcttGATGAACTAGGTGCTCTAAATGACTTGGGAGGCAAGCTCAAGATTAAAAATTTGAGATTTCCCAAAGATGATAAGACAGCAAAAGCAAACTTGTATGAAAAAGAAGATCTTTTATCTTTAATCTTGATTTGGGACATTAACTCTTCCATCAATGAAAATGATTGTGAAGAGGCACTAGAAGATCTTGAGCCACATCAAAATCTCAGAGAACTGTCTATATCTGCTTATGGTGGTAGTAAGTTTCCGAATTGGCTTCCATTGCTTCAAAAgcttgtgaaattatctttatCGAGATGCAACCGCTGTCACTGCCTACCACCACTGAACCGGTTGCCAAATCTTCAAGTATTGGTATTAGATGAGTTGATGGAGCTTGAATACATTGTGGATgaatcaacaacaacaacaacatcatcatcattttcgacCTTGAAAGAGCTTCGGCTTACTAATTTGCCAAAACTAAAGGAATGGTGGAAAAATGCAGGTGATCAAAATGCTACATTTACTTGTCTTTCCAAATTGGTTGTTGAGGATTGCCCATGTCTCACTTCCATGCCTTTGTTCCCATGTTTAGAAGAATTAGTACTGAAAAACACTTGTTGGGGGCCTTTCAATCAGACTATGGCAGCTGCAAAAGAAGAGAAAACATCTGAATTTCAAGCATCATCATCAACTACTACTTTCACAGTTGTTCCTCTCTCTAAATTGAAGACACTACATATCATTGCCATGGATATGTCCACAGGTGATCCAAACATATGGCAGTCCCTTCCAAGCCTCCGTTCTGTGACATTGGATCATATTGCTGACATACATAATCAGCTTCAAAAACTTCAGAAAGTGACTAATCTGCAGCAACTCCACATATGGCGCTGTGATAGTTTGAAGGAAATTCCAAGTTGGATCAGCAATGTCAAATCGCTTAAGACAATTTCGATCAAGCTATGCCCCGAGTTGACAATACCTCGCGAAAGACTTAGCCTCATAGCCTCTTTGAAAAAGGTTGAGATTGAGGACTGCCCTCAAGTTTCTCACATTGAAAGCATGCTTAAAGATCCCTTATACAACTAA
- the LOC115708718 gene encoding uncharacterized protein LOC115708718 has product MVPVIPSKVRKIWEIWDLRVCITTSLLLQAFLLLLAPSRQRSRSNLLSRSVWASYLLADWIAAVAIGLITKSLGNKTDPEGNDDLFALWASFLLMHLGGPDGITSLSLEDNELWIRHLFGLFLQVMSAAYSLYLTLSNNKLWCINILVFIGGNIKFVERTLALRLASLDRFGATTLPDPNPGPDYQEAELVYSTTRSVQVQSSIAEMMVSTVPGGVSNFGSTDPISAIEGPPQKNLDEMKLLEVSYSFFGTFKGLIVGFLLSSKDRESSRSYFLHETATRAFRLVEYELSFMYQVLHTKAVVIHGKLGYFLRFITICSTLLAFLLFLFTQKHGFDWVFMAIKDNQIIRHVPEAILRRKRWSGSVSQKDIISHCLAPKMAPQDLASYVDKHGILKTMEMMLCKLSYWKTVDNHLKHFVFQELKNKSKKAINLRDAIETCSERGEAALLQNSSSYIKLKWSIGEFQYAESLLLWHLATELCYNDQANSSVEEDQKIGGGNIWQLFAQRCCRTCVCQGHKDDDQSSGSDNRNICKVISNYMFYLLVNKPVMLAPVLGNWNIVFRDTCAEANRFFEKHKLSSHGKACKKVLSVKPKVRSRAVKGERSKSVLFDACILAQQLQNEESQWKIMSQVWVEMLSYAAINCRPFIHAQQLSKGGELLTFTWLIMNHLGLGTQFAEQEQQAGTKMVTVI; this is encoded by the exons ATGGTACCAGTTATTCCAAGTAAGGTGAGAAAGATATGGGAAATATGGGACCTGAGAGTGTGCATCACCACAAGCCTCTTACTCCAAGCCTTCTTGCTATTATTAGCACCTTCACGCCAAAGATCAAGAAGCAACCTTCTCTCAAGGTCTGTTTGGGCATCTTACTTGTTAGCTGACTGGATTGCTGCTGTGGCCATAGGACTAATCACCAAAAGCCTTGGCAACAAAACTGACCCCGAAGGCAACGATGACCTTTTCGCCTTATGGGCATCTTTTCTTTTGATGCATCTTGGTGGCCCTGATGGCATTACTTCTCTGTCTTTGGAAGACAATGAGCTATGGATCAGACACCTCTTTGGACTCTTCTTGCAAGTTATGTCAGCTGCTTATAGCCTCTACTTGACACTGTCTAACAACAAACTATGGTGTATAAATATCTTAGTTTTTATTGGAGGGAACATCAAGTTTGTAGAAAGAACTTTGGCTTTGCGTCTAGCAAGCTTGGACCGATTTGGAGCCACTACATTGCCAGATCCAAATCCTGGTCCTGATTACCAAGAAGCTGAACTAGTCTACTCTACAACAAGGTCTGTTCAGGTTCAAAGTTCCATAGCAGAGATGATGGTATCGACCGTGCCTGGTGGTGTTAGCAACTTTGGTAGTACTGACCCCATCTCTGCTATTGAAGGACCACCTCAGAAGAATTTAGATGAGATGAAACTACTTGAAGTATCATATTCCTTCTTTGGAACTTTTAAGGGACTCATTGTTGGCTTCCTTCTCAGCTCCAAAGATAGAGAGTCAAGTCGAAGTTATTTTCTCCACGAAACAGCTACTCGCGCGTTTAGATTGGTTGAGTACGAGCTCAGCTTCATGTACCAAGTTCTCCACACCAAGGCAGTTGTCATACATGGAAAACTTGGTTACTTTCTTCGCTTCATTACTATTTGCTCCACACTTTTGGCCTTTTTGCTTTTTCTTTTCACTCAAAAACATGGTTTTG ATTGGGTTTTCATGGCAATCAAAGATAATCAAATCATTAGGCATGTTCCAGAAGCTATATTAAGAAGAAAAAGATGGTCAGGGTCAGTTTCTCAAAAGGACATAATTAGTCATTGTCTAGCACCTAAGATGGCACCCCAAGACTTGGCTAGTTATGTCGATAAGCATGGGATTTTAAAGACAATGGAAATGATGTTATGTAAACTTTCTTACTGGAAAACAGTGGATAATCATCTCAAGCATTTTGTTTTCCAAGAGCTGAAGAATAAATCCAAGAAGGCAATTAATTTGAGAGATGCAATAGAGACATGTTCAGAAAGAGGAGAGGCTGCTCTGTTACAGAATTCTTCAAGCTATATAAAACTGAAATGGAGCATAGGTGAGTTCCAATATGCTGAGAGCCTTCTTCTTTGGCACTTAGCTACTGAACTATGCTATAATGATCAGGCCAATTCAAGTGTTGAAGAAGACCAAAAAATAGGAGGAGGAAACATTTGGCAACTCTTTGCTCAACGTTGTTGTAGAACATGTGTTTGTCAAGGCCACAAAGATGATGACCAATCAAGTGGAAGTGATAATAGGAATATTTGCAAGGTGATTTCGAATTACATGTTCTATCTTCTGGTGAACAAGCCAGTGATGTTGGCACCAGTTTTGGGGAACTGGAACATAGTGTTTAGAGATACTTGTGCAGAGGCCAATAGATTTTTCGAAAAGCACAAGCTTTCAAGTCATGGGAAAGCTTGTAAGAAGGTTCTGTCAGTGAAACCGAAAGTTAGATCGAGAGCTGTAAAGGGTGAGAGAAGCAAGTCTGTGTTGTTTGATGCGTGTATTCTTGCACAACAATTACAGAATGAGGAATCACAGTGGAAGATTATGAGCCAAGTTTGGGTGGAAATGTTGTCATATGCTGCTATTAATTGCAGACCATTCATTCATGCACAACAACTTAGCAAAGGAGGAGAGCTCTTGACTTTCACATGGCTCATAATGAATCACTTGGGTTTGGGAACACAATTTGCCGAGCAAGAACAACAAGCTGGAACAAAGATGGTCACAGTCATTTGA